From Desulfovermiculus halophilus DSM 18834, the proteins below share one genomic window:
- a CDS encoding sigma-54-dependent transcriptional regulator, producing MTSTDITILLVDDEKNIRKVLTSVLKGAGYTVLAAESAEAAWPVLKTSEVDLLISDLKLPGKSGLELLEGVKTCWPRLPVIMITAFGSIEGAVQAMQLGAYNYLAKPVNNDELLLLIANALETSSLQEENTALKRELKDRYSLGSMVGKSKAMQEIFTLVEKVADYGSNILITGETGTGKELVARAIHYSGSSGERPFVTIDCASIPENLLESELFGYAKGAFTGATESKKGQIEMAHGGTLFLDEVGELPLVLQKKLLRFLQEKEFVRVGGTKRRKVDVRILAATNKDLEAEVQSGTWREDLFYRLNVITIHIPPLRERKEDISLLVNFFLDKYNAQNQRSIQGVTNDVHKVFELYEWPGNVRELENVIERGVVLCTGDMITLNCLPPKLAELDEEQDAGDGLNLMEVEKRLIVRALDQEGGNQSAAARTLGISRKQLRTKMTHHGLL from the coding sequence ATGACCAGCACAGATATAACCATCCTTCTCGTGGACGACGAAAAAAACATCCGCAAGGTCCTGACCTCTGTACTCAAGGGTGCGGGGTATACAGTCCTGGCCGCGGAAAGCGCGGAAGCCGCCTGGCCGGTGCTCAAGACCTCGGAGGTCGACCTGTTGATTTCCGACCTCAAGCTGCCGGGCAAGAGCGGGCTGGAGCTCCTGGAGGGGGTAAAGACCTGCTGGCCCAGGCTCCCGGTGATCATGATCACCGCCTTCGGGAGCATCGAGGGCGCGGTCCAGGCCATGCAGCTCGGGGCCTACAACTACCTGGCCAAGCCGGTGAACAACGACGAGCTGCTGCTGTTGATCGCCAACGCCCTGGAGACCAGCAGCCTGCAGGAGGAGAACACCGCGCTGAAGCGGGAGCTCAAGGACCGCTACAGCCTGGGGTCCATGGTGGGCAAGAGCAAGGCCATGCAGGAGATCTTCACCCTGGTGGAGAAGGTGGCCGACTACGGGTCCAACATCTTGATCACCGGGGAGACCGGGACGGGCAAGGAGCTGGTGGCCAGGGCCATCCACTACTCCGGCTCCAGCGGGGAACGGCCCTTTGTGACCATCGACTGCGCCTCCATTCCGGAGAATCTCCTGGAATCCGAGCTGTTCGGCTATGCCAAGGGGGCCTTTACCGGGGCGACGGAGTCCAAGAAAGGCCAGATCGAGATGGCTCACGGCGGAACCCTGTTCCTGGACGAGGTCGGGGAGCTGCCCCTGGTTTTGCAGAAGAAGCTACTCCGGTTTTTGCAGGAAAAGGAGTTCGTCCGGGTGGGCGGAACCAAGCGGCGCAAGGTGGACGTGCGCATTCTGGCCGCCACAAACAAGGACCTGGAGGCCGAGGTCCAGTCCGGCACCTGGCGGGAGGACCTGTTCTACCGCTTAAACGTGATCACCATCCACATCCCCCCGCTGCGGGAACGCAAGGAGGACATCTCCCTGCTGGTCAACTTTTTTCTGGACAAGTACAATGCCCAGAATCAGCGCTCCATACAGGGCGTGACCAACGACGTGCACAAGGTCTTTGAACTGTATGAGTGGCCGGGGAATGTCCGGGAGCTGGAAAACGTCATCGAGCGCGGGGTGGTTTTGTGCACCGGGGACATGATCACCCTGAACTGTCTGCCCCCCAAGCTGGCCGAGCTGGATGAGGAACAGGATGCAGGGGACGGGTTGAACCTCATGGAGGTGGAGAAGCGGCTCATCGTCCGGGCCCTGGACCAGGAGGGAGGCAACCAGTCCGCAGCCGCCCGGACCCTGGGCATCTCCCGCAAGCAGCTGCGGACCAAGATGACCCATCACGGCTTGTTGTGA
- a CDS encoding nucleotidyltransferase family protein, with the protein MSKTADQLTAEEIGHYQAAARKREAEKRRALEDRIQRARRLAQDAARMLREKYGVKRVVLFGSLVHPETFTFWSDVDIAAWGLTAQNFLQAMNDVAALDSDIEINLVDVAAVRPSLLDTIQRHGQDI; encoded by the coding sequence ATGTCCAAGACCGCTGATCAACTCACAGCCGAGGAAATCGGGCATTATCAGGCGGCAGCCAGGAAGCGGGAGGCAGAGAAGAGGCGTGCCCTGGAAGACCGCATTCAGCGGGCCCGACGTCTGGCTCAGGATGCGGCCCGTATGTTGCGGGAAAAGTACGGGGTCAAACGGGTTGTCCTCTTCGGGTCTTTGGTCCACCCGGAGACGTTTACCTTTTGGTCTGACGTAGATATCGCCGCCTGGGGTTTGACAGCTCAAAATTTTTTGCAGGCCATGAATGATGTGGCTGCCCTGGATTCTGATATTGAGATCAATCTTGTGGATGTGGCTGCTGTGAGACCATCTCTGTTGGATACTATACAAAGGCATGGGCAGGACATATGA
- a CDS encoding multiheme c-type cytochrome — MGFSKAFALKGGFAEWTKAGLPVQNKEAARESCVQCHQGVTPDVVREWKQSAHSDPANAVSCSVCHGTEHSSMQDISKSRPVPAKVCRTCHEKQYVQFSRSKHAQAWDIMRAWPGFHHASQDPDSDRDCALCHSVGFKPDKEIARLRDKDSPTGASACGNCHADHAYSLQEAARPEACAPCHQGQATPQMEAFSGSTHGRLFSGTDADNGQDRENIPTCQTCHFPDRLHSSKTTLGSLGLGLPLPEDSKWAAARKTILRGLGLIGLKGQSGDRSSLLAQYKLMPLSKARREFRRGRMQGICIQCHEADTVHAEFEGMDTTLRRADLLMARAMNILTRMGQNRGLGRAADAGYSPDIGRFDPEFHPVEQTVYRMFHILRKKAVQGAAHGNRDMAREGLNEMQKAVDRLKAMEDGG, encoded by the coding sequence ATGGGTTTTTCCAAGGCCTTTGCCCTCAAGGGCGGGTTTGCCGAATGGACCAAGGCCGGCCTTCCGGTGCAGAACAAAGAGGCTGCCCGGGAATCCTGCGTGCAATGCCATCAGGGAGTGACCCCGGATGTGGTCCGGGAATGGAAGCAAAGCGCGCACAGCGATCCGGCCAATGCCGTGTCCTGCTCCGTATGCCACGGCACTGAGCACAGCTCCATGCAGGACATCTCCAAGTCCCGTCCGGTTCCGGCCAAGGTCTGCCGGACCTGCCACGAAAAGCAGTACGTGCAGTTCAGCCGGAGCAAGCACGCCCAGGCCTGGGATATCATGCGGGCCTGGCCCGGGTTTCACCACGCCTCCCAGGATCCGGACTCGGACCGGGACTGCGCCCTCTGCCACAGCGTGGGCTTCAAACCGGACAAGGAAATCGCCCGCCTCCGGGACAAAGACTCCCCCACCGGGGCCTCGGCCTGCGGCAACTGCCATGCGGATCACGCCTATTCCCTGCAGGAAGCGGCCAGGCCCGAGGCCTGTGCCCCCTGCCACCAGGGACAAGCCACCCCGCAGATGGAGGCCTTTTCCGGCTCAACCCACGGCCGTCTGTTTTCCGGCACTGACGCCGACAACGGACAGGACAGAGAAAATATTCCCACCTGTCAGACCTGCCACTTTCCGGACCGGCTGCACAGCTCGAAAACCACCCTCGGATCCCTGGGCCTGGGTCTGCCTCTGCCCGAGGACTCCAAGTGGGCCGCGGCCAGGAAGACCATCCTGCGGGGCCTGGGATTGATCGGGCTCAAGGGGCAAAGCGGGGACAGGTCTTCTCTGCTCGCCCAATACAAGCTCATGCCCCTTAGCAAGGCCCGCCGGGAGTTCCGCCGGGGCCGGATGCAGGGCATCTGCATCCAGTGCCACGAAGCTGATACGGTCCATGCAGAGTTCGAGGGTATGGACACCACCCTGCGCCGGGCCGACCTCCTTATGGCCCGGGCCATGAACATCCTGACCCGCATGGGCCAGAACAGGGGGCTGGGCAGGGCTGCGGATGCTGGATACAGCCCGGATATCGGACGGTTCGACCCTGAGTTTCATCCGGTGGAGCAAACCGTCTACCGTATGTTCCACATCCTGCGCAAAAAGGCCGTGCAAGGGGCGGCGCACGGCAACCGGGACATGGCCAGGGAAGGGCTGAACGAGATGCAGAAGGCGGTGGACAGGCTCAAGGCGATGGAAGACGGCGGGTGA
- a CDS encoding rhodanese-like domain-containing protein, whose product MPNKKTLFFVLTAILCLTVFPVQAAANNQAPRITKDKLCSMLGAPDLVVIDVRTRRQWEQSETKIPGAVHEPPFESKQWGSKYDPDATVVTY is encoded by the coding sequence ATGCCGAACAAAAAGACCCTGTTTTTCGTGCTCACCGCCATTCTCTGCCTGACGGTTTTCCCTGTGCAGGCGGCTGCCAACAACCAAGCCCCCAGAATAACCAAGGATAAGCTATGCTCAATGCTCGGGGCCCCGGACCTGGTGGTCATCGATGTCCGGACCAGGCGGCAGTGGGAGCAAAGCGAAACAAAGATCCCGGGGGCTGTCCACGAGCCGCCCTTTGAGTCCAAACAATGGGGAAGCAAATACGACCCGGACGCGACCGTGGTCACCTATTGA